The Apium graveolens cultivar Ventura chromosome 10, ASM990537v1, whole genome shotgun sequence nucleotide sequence CTAGATCTAGTTGTAATTATTTAAATCTATCCTATTACCCCTTTCCTCATCATTCTTAATTCCCTACAATATAGTATAATTTTCGAGAATTTGGTATAATTTTCTTTACAGGAGAATATAAGATGTAATTCCCTACAAATCTGCTGTACTTGAGTTTGTTTTGTATGTACATGATGATGTACTGATAAGAGGATTAAAAGTCCCTAACGGCTCTGGATGGTGGACTACAAAGCTATTTCCAGATACAACAAGttgaaaaaataaattacatTTATCAAGCAAGATattctagacaccacaaattGTACTAGTAGTGGCATTGCTCAATACCTCCCTTGGTAAATTCTTATCACCTGTCTGTTGATGACAATTCAAAGACACTGTACAATGCTACTCCTGATAAAATGTTAagttaattaaataaatattaggGTAGGGTGTTTTGTCTAACTAATATAGTTACATAGAGTTACATATTGTTACACAAACCAACCTCATTCTCACCGGTTCGCCTAAAATTTTAAGGTATTAGACGAAGTTCAATAGGATCATGCACATATATATATTAGTATCATAATTTATCCTACTATAAGAACGGAATAAAAATGAATAAGTTTAATTTGGtttgatatacatatatatatttaaccGAAATATGGCGATAAAGAAGAGCCTCGCCAATCTAGAAAAAATTGTGGACAGCGAACTGTTTAGATCATTGAATTTTAACCCAGTTAACGGAAATGAGATTAACGTCCTAATAAATCATCGGGAGACTTGGTCCATTACTAAATATACTAGTACTAATTTAAACAGTAGTTACCAAAAGAAGGTGAGCAATGCCAATGCGCCACCTCCCACTAACCGACCCATCTTTGCATGCGTGTTGACAACATCTTCAAAAAACCCAGTATCTTTACCACTTTCCCATTGCATTTTCTTTCTCATTCTTACAATCTTTTTTCCCTCTTTCTTTATCACCTCTGCATTCTTTTCCCCTACCAAACTATAAATATAACTATCAATCACTCCTCTACTGCTCTTATAAGTTATTTATATGCTACATAACTACCCCCATTACCTTGTAACACTACTAACTTCCTCTTTAGTTGTTCCCTTGTACTCAAATTCTTGATCAGcacttaaaaaaaattcaaatatagaagttacaaattttattttttgCGGAATCATGGGAAATTGCTCGGCTGTCTGTAGACGCGGTAAGGCTTCTTGTTTGGGAGCTGCTGAAAAAAGCAACAACAAAAAAGTGGTGCAGCTTGTGAAGATGGATGGGAAGATCATGGAGTTTTCAGCACCAGTTCTTGTAAAGGATGTGTTACAAAATTTCTCTGGTTATAATATTGCTTTGTCTAGGGAGGCTCTGCAGCATCTTCCTTTAAGTTCGCGGTTGAAGTTAGGGGACATATACTATCTCATTCCTTCAGTTGAGGATTTAGAAAGTGCAGAAGGATCTCGAAAAGTTGAAAAAGAGGAGGGTGGTGGTGTCAAAAGGATAAAAGTTGTTATAACAAGGCAACAATTGCAAGATTTGCTGTCAAAACAAGTGCTGGCTGTTGACATTTTATCAGGGCTCAAGACTGAGACATGTACTTATGATGAAAAATGTATGGCAATTTGGAAGCCAGAGCTGGAGTCTATACCTGAAGAACATGAGACTATAAGCATTTTCTAGCATATTAGCTTTAGGTATGTATGTATGTTGTGTAATAAGATGGTTTTGTAATAACATATCGACATAGTATGAGTCACGACATAGAAATCAAAAGAGGAAGATAGACTAGAGCTGGCGGGTGATATATAGGGAAATGATATTTTCAAGCATAAATGGGAACATCATTTCTCAATATATGGGAGAGAATTGCCACTGTAAAATTGTTACACGAATTGTAACAGACTAGAACTGATAGTATGATGTGTTGATGAAGAATGTTTGTTACAGTTTATTGCTGTATGTTAGCGTACTGATCTTCATCTTTCTGTATTTGCTTTGTATGCAGTATTTACCTCTGTGAGAAAGCTGTTTCTAGAGCTTCAGATCTGTGATCATGGTATAGCAAATAGGATGTGATCTAAATGAAACTAATAACTAGCAGACACTTGACTATCATGCCAAACACAAATAACTTAAGCAGCAAATATGATAACTAGATTTATGATAACTAGATTTCTGACTATTGCAAAAAGGTAACAAATAACAAGTAGACACTTGACTATTGTGACTATCATGATAACAACCTAAGTGGCGAATGATAATATACTAGATTATCATACCAAAAATGAAAACAAACTTATcgcaaattaaaaattaattatcaCAATAATAGGGACAATACCATATCATCTACCTGGATCCGGGACTCGACATATTTTATAAGTGTATGGAATTGAAGATTTCTTGCATCCTCTAGAAGGCTATCCATAATATGTCTCATTGTCCTGATAGGAACAACAGATCTAATAAACCTACTAATCGACCCTGAATACAATCAACAGTTGCATACTTGCATTGCAATTATATTTAAGGGCAAAAACCATAACGCAGACTATTAAGAAAGTTTGAAAGATTCAGAATGTTGTGAAATCTGGAAACTAGACTGGTGGACAACCACTGCCACACCAGACACTAGCAAACTTGTCAACTTTCTCAGTTCCTCCTTGTGTTTAAGACGTCGTTTATATAACTTCAAGAAAGATCATGAAGGCTGTCAAACTCACAGTTGTAATTTCTTTTTTCTCATCAATTATCTGCAGTAATTAACGGTTGATGCTGTTGATAAGGAAATATTATTTTCGTAAACTATTTAAGTTCTTGCAGTCCATCATATCTAATATCTATGTATCGAGAATACTGAAAATTGACATATCATGAGAAACATATCACACATTTAAATCAGCTTAAACAAATTGTTGTTGTTTGGACGGCAGGTTGAACACATGAAAAATAGCAAAGATGAATAAAATAGTTAATCCAATTATTAGTAACAGTTTCAAAAGACTAGTACGTCAGGGAGAAGGAGAATCCAAGACAGTACCTCAATCCCTAAAAGCATACATATGTACCATAACATGCATGCTACATAAATATGTGTGTTTGCTTTCTGTTTTGAAAGCTAGACACTGTACACATGACCAAGCCAAAGACTTAAACCAAAAACCCAACTGCTCTTTACTTCTTTCCTAAAGCTGCTAACATGCTAAAGGAGAAAGGAGCTCTTCACTCTTAAATTAGAACCAGCCAAATTTGAAAAATATATGTTCTCTATCTAATAACATAATTTTAACAAGTATGGATCAAAATACCATCATCCGTGAAGATTGTCTAAACGTTCAAATTAGTATGTCTATGAAACCCACCCCGGATAGCTCAACTGGTTGAGACCGGGACTTTAAGAGTTTACCACCAACaggtaattatttataatttttgtggTAAAAGTGATTCTCGGCCAAAATTTAACAATCATTTTTTTGAGTTATGCCAAATTATTTTTATAGCTTTAGACGAAAATGGCATAGCTTCTCAAGACAGGATCCTATTTGTCACGTAGACATAGAGGTATAGAGGCACAGTCTTTGAGGTTATTGTGCCCAACTATCTGACACTACCAATGCTGCTTTTTCACTTACTACCATTACTCCTATTTAAATCCTTCTAAGGTAGCTTCAGCCTCAACCTAAGCTGCTGCATTTACAACTTACAACTTTGCT carries:
- the LOC141691940 gene encoding uncharacterized protein LOC141691940 — protein: MGNCSAVCRRGKASCLGAAEKSNNKKVVQLVKMDGKIMEFSAPVLVKDVLQNFSGYNIALSREALQHLPLSSRLKLGDIYYLIPSVEDLESAEGSRKVEKEEGGGVKRIKVVITRQQLQDLLSKQVLAVDILSGLKTETCTYDEKCMAIWKPELESIPEEHETISIF